In Streptomyces seoulensis, the following are encoded in one genomic region:
- the gmk gene encoding guanylate kinase, producing MAGTFRGTSPVPPDARPRLTVLSGPSGVGKSTVVAHMRKEHPDVWLSVSATTRKPRPGEQHGVHYFFVSDEEMDKLIANGELLEWAEFAGNRYGTPRTAVLERLEKGEPVLLEIDLQGARQVRESMSDAQLVFLAPPSWDELVRRLTGRGTEPPEVIERRLEAARTELAAEPEFDVTLVNTSVEDVAGELLALMDVV from the coding sequence ATGGCTGGAACATTCCGGGGGACGTCCCCCGTACCCCCGGACGCACGTCCGCGGCTGACCGTGCTCTCCGGCCCCTCCGGGGTCGGCAAGAGCACGGTCGTCGCCCACATGCGCAAAGAACACCCCGACGTCTGGCTGTCGGTGTCCGCGACGACCCGCAAGCCGCGCCCCGGCGAGCAGCACGGCGTCCACTACTTCTTCGTCAGCGACGAGGAGATGGACAAGCTGATCGCCAACGGCGAGCTGCTGGAGTGGGCCGAGTTCGCCGGCAACCGCTACGGCACGCCGCGCACGGCCGTGCTGGAGCGGCTGGAGAAGGGCGAGCCGGTGCTGCTGGAGATCGACCTCCAGGGCGCCCGGCAGGTCCGCGAGTCGATGTCCGACGCCCAACTGGTCTTCCTCGCCCCGCCCTCCTGGGATGAGCTGGTGCGCAGGCTCACCGGCCGGGGCACCGAGCCGCCGGAGGTCATCGAGCGCCGGCTGGAGGCGGCCCGGACGGAACTGGCCGCCGAGCCCGAGTTCGACGTGACCCTGGTCAACACCTCCGTCGAGGACGTGGCCGGGGAGCTGCTAGCCTTGATGGACGTTGTGTGA
- the rpoZ gene encoding DNA-directed RNA polymerase subunit omega, with protein MSSSITAPEGIINPPIDELLEATDSKYSLVIYAAKRARQINAYYSQLGEGLLEYVGPLVDTHVHEKPLSIALREINAGLLTSEAIEGPVQ; from the coding sequence GTGTCCTCTTCCATCACCGCGCCCGAGGGCATCATCAACCCTCCGATCGACGAGCTCCTCGAGGCCACCGACTCGAAGTACAGCCTCGTGATCTACGCGGCCAAGCGTGCCCGTCAGATCAACGCGTACTACTCGCAGCTCGGTGAGGGCCTCCTCGAGTACGTCGGTCCGCTCGTCGACACCCACGTCCACGAGAAGCCGCTCTCGATCGCGCTGCGCGAGATCAACGCCGGTCTGCTGACCTCCGAGGCCATCGAGGGCCCGGTCCAGTAG
- a CDS encoding integration host factor has product MALPPLTPEQRAAALEKAAAARRERAEVKNRLKHSGASLHEVIKQGQENEVIGKMKVSALLESLPGVGKVRAKQIMERLGISESRRVRGLGSNQIASLEREFGSTGS; this is encoded by the coding sequence GTGGCTCTTCCGCCCCTTACCCCTGAACAGCGCGCAGCCGCGCTCGAAAAGGCCGCCGCGGCTCGCCGGGAGCGGGCCGAGGTCAAGAATCGACTCAAGCACTCCGGCGCCTCGCTGCACGAGGTCATCAAGCAGGGCCAGGAGAACGAGGTCATCGGCAAGATGAAGGTCTCGGCTCTGCTGGAGTCCCTGCCGGGCGTGGGCAAGGTCCGCGCCAAGCAGATCATGGAGCGTCTGGGTATCTCCGAGAGCCGTCGTGTCCGCGGCCTCGGTTCCAACCAGATCGCTTCCCTGGAGCGTGAGTTCGGCAGCACCGGCTCCTGA
- the coaBC gene encoding bifunctional phosphopantothenoylcysteine decarboxylase/phosphopantothenate--cysteine ligase CoaBC, which produces MDKPKVVLGVSGGIAAYKSCELLRRLTESGHDVRVVPTASALHFVGAATWSALSGNPVSTEVWDSVHEVPHVRIGQHADLVVVAPATADMLAKAAHGLADDLLTNTLLTARCPVVFAPAMHTEMWEHPATQENVATLRRRGAVVIEPAVGRLTGVDTGKGRLPDPAEIFEVCRRVLARGVAGPDLAGRHVVVSAGGTREPLDPVRFLGNRSSGKQGYALARTAAARGARVTLVSANAGLPDPAGVDLVHVGTAVQLREAVLKAAADADAVVMAAAVADFRPAVYASGKIKKKDGQEPEPVALVRNPDVLAEVAAERARPGQVVVGFAAETDDVLANGRAKLARKGCDLLVVNEVGERRTFGSEENEAVVLGADGTETAVPHGPKGALADTVWDLVAARLG; this is translated from the coding sequence GTGGACAAGCCGAAGGTCGTGCTGGGCGTCAGCGGTGGCATCGCCGCGTACAAGTCCTGTGAGCTGCTGAGACGGCTCACCGAGTCGGGGCACGACGTGCGGGTGGTGCCGACCGCCTCCGCGCTGCACTTCGTCGGCGCCGCCACCTGGTCCGCGCTGTCCGGCAACCCGGTCTCCACCGAGGTCTGGGACAGCGTCCACGAGGTGCCGCACGTCCGCATCGGGCAGCACGCCGACCTCGTGGTGGTCGCGCCCGCCACCGCCGACATGCTCGCCAAGGCCGCGCACGGTCTCGCCGACGACCTGCTCACCAACACCCTGCTCACCGCCCGCTGCCCGGTGGTCTTCGCGCCCGCGATGCACACCGAGATGTGGGAGCACCCGGCCACCCAGGAGAACGTGGCCACCCTGCGCCGCCGGGGCGCGGTCGTCATCGAGCCCGCCGTGGGCCGCCTCACGGGCGTCGACACCGGCAAGGGGCGGCTGCCCGACCCGGCGGAGATCTTCGAGGTGTGCCGCCGGGTGCTGGCGCGGGGCGTGGCGGGGCCGGACCTCGCCGGGCGCCATGTGGTGGTCTCGGCGGGCGGCACCCGTGAGCCGCTGGACCCGGTGCGCTTCCTCGGCAACCGCTCCTCCGGCAAGCAGGGGTACGCCCTCGCCCGGACCGCCGCCGCGCGCGGGGCCCGCGTGACGTTGGTCTCGGCCAACGCGGGGTTGCCCGACCCGGCCGGGGTGGACCTCGTGCACGTCGGCACCGCCGTCCAGCTCCGTGAGGCGGTGCTCAAGGCCGCCGCCGACGCGGACGCCGTGGTCATGGCCGCCGCCGTCGCCGACTTCCGCCCGGCGGTCTACGCGAGCGGGAAGATCAAGAAGAAGGACGGCCAGGAGCCCGAGCCGGTCGCCCTGGTCCGCAACCCCGATGTGCTCGCCGAGGTCGCCGCCGAACGCGCCCGCCCCGGACAGGTCGTCGTCGGCTTCGCCGCCGAGACCGACGACGTGCTCGCCAACGGCCGCGCCAAGCTGGCCCGCAAGGGCTGCGACCTGCTGGTGGTGAACGAGGTGGGAGAGCGCCGGACCTTCGGCTCGGAGGAGAACGAGGCGGTGGTCCTCGGCGCCGACGGCACCGAGACGGCCGTACCGCACGGGCCGAAGGGGGCCCTCGCGGACACCGTCTGGGATCTGGTCGCGGCCCGGCTGGGCTGA